Genomic segment of Neoarius graeffei isolate fNeoGra1 chromosome 7, fNeoGra1.pri, whole genome shotgun sequence:
CTTATAAACACTGATGGCAGTACTGCGAGTCTTTTTGCAGGAAGTTCGCACTCCGTTTCCTGGTCCACGTCCCACGTCTGTAACACTCCTTCACCAGCTTtgggagtggtttttttttttgaatgaatgaatgacggtTTCGTATAACAAGTGTGTTAAATTCACTAGACTGGAAACTCACTCCAGTGTGAAGCTCAGAGGAATAAAGTGAATCTGAAGAGACGCTCGTGCTGAAGTGATGTGGTTTAACAAAAGGAAACGGCGTCACACCGCAGTGAATCGTGGGACACGTGTAGTGATGCTGATTCGCTACTGAAAAACGTGAGCGATGGCGGATGGGCGGGGTTTAATCCGGGGCGAGTGGACGAGGGAGTGTCACTCTTTGGTCTCGCTCCACAGATCCACGCCGGCTCGTAACGAGGAGCTGCGGATTTATTCACTGCTCTCGGAGGATTTTAACTCGGACCAATCAGGACGTGGAGATGATTTTCCTGGACCGAGTCGGTTCAACTCCGATTCTCTCAGCACACGGAATCGATTTAAAATCAAACCCATGATGGTGTCTGTCACGGCGTGTTCTCATTCTCGTGTTTAGTGCGTGAGGTGTGAATCTGTGGAGTGTGTACGGTCCGGAACGTTCCGTGTGCGTGGCTCAGGCTCGCCGTCTCGTCCTGGCAACTCCTTTCTGAGCCACTACCTGGAGCGGCGGTCCTTCTTGGGCCTCTCTGTGCTCTTGTCCATGGTCTTCTCGCTGTCCCctcggcacttggggcagtaccaCTTACCCTTGGGTTTGTAGGTGAGTCTGACGCAGGAGAAGTGGAACCACTCGATGGGGCACTGCTCGTTATCGCAGCCGATCATCTCCCCGTAGGAAACCTGCTCACACAGGCAGTACGTCGGCTCGTTGGGGTCGATGTTGAACTCCACGGCGGGAGACACTTCGCGTTCCGACTTGGCTTTCGAGCGCTTCTTCTTCTTCGCCGATTTGGACTTTTTCTCGCGGGGCGGCTGAGCCGCAGGTTCGTCGCTCGGATCCTCCAGGACGCCGTTGGCGCCGTTAGCGCTGTAAGACGAGTCGCGGCTCTCGCTGTTGCGGTGGCGGCGAGGCCTGCGTGACGACGAGCGCTCTGCGACAGCGTTGGCTGCAGCGCCGCTGCTTCCCGTCTCGTGTCGAGATTTTTCAGCCGGTCTTTCGGCTTCGCTGGGGTCCAAGAAGCAGGGCGAGTGCGCCTCCATCTGGCGCGAGCGGTTCTCCACCACCTCCATCATCTGCGTGACCACGTGGATCTTCTCGTCGCCGAGCTCCTGGCTGCTGATGAGGGCGCGCTGCAGCTGCATCTGGAGACGCTTCCTCTGAGCGCCGTCCGCCTCCTTCTTATACTTCTCAAACACCTCGTCCACCTCCTTTAAGATCTCTGaaagaaaaacacacaaacagatgttttcagaggTGTGGCCAAACGTGAGAGTTCAAATCCCACGACTGACTTTAAGTCAAacttttatcaaaacttacacaCTTTCCTTTCACCCAAAGACGTGTTTGAAGCTAAAACCATAAACCATAACCCTGACCTCAAATCTCACGGGTCATTTCATCACTAACCAATCAATGAGATCAGATTACTCTGACTTTCAGATCATTTCAGGACTAATTTAGTCGGGACCCATCAGTGCCTTCAGATGCTtttagtttggactccatcacctCGTGGTCTACAACCAAAACTCCTCCACCATCCACTTCACTCCCAAGTGTAGCCACGACTTCTTACGATATATAGTAGAACTACATTTTAAAATCTAATTTCTGGGGGAAAATAAACAACATGCAGATATCACCATAAAGGAAACTAACCATCTAGAGATGGAAAGACGGTTTAGACGAGAAACTGACACGGAAAAACGGCTATTTTGTTACTGAAACACTCGGGGATGGGCGGAGCTAAACTAAACGTGATGCTGTgttcagccagcaggggcgctagagCTGTGGAGGCTTCACTTTTTAAAGACTGGCCTTGTTTCCCCACAGTCGATGGTCTGGATCAATAACAGGAGTTTAAAACAATCACATGTGAAGTCGCTGTTAGTTTGGAACGTGTTTATGTTCAGATCAGTTAAATTCGGATTAATCGGAATATTCGGATGATTTTAATTTGGTTGGATCGTTGCGCTGAGTTACACAGAGAGGTTTAGAGCATAATTATTTTGGATGAAACAGATTTCATTCTTTTACTTCAGAGCTCCAGAGCGAAACTAAACATTTAAGATGTTAAACGCGTCTAACAAAGTGTACGATTGATTTTTAGCCAAACTGTGAAACAGCCAAAACCCCTCACTCACCGGTAATTCATTTTAGATAACATACGGCTTCCAGATACaggaataaaaagaaaatccGTTAAACACCACGTTTAAGTTCAGTTTGCTCATCGTGTCTCAACTACACATCATCCATTAACTATTCAAACTTTATCAATCAGACTGAGAGAAACACCTGGCTATTATTACAACGTCCGATCTGTCGGACACCAGGTATCAGTCCGACACCGCGCCCATTTACTCGTCGGTAAAGACAGGAAAGAAACTACCACGATCTGGAGATATTTCACGATTACTGATCAGTGTAAAGTGACTCAAACATGCTCTGTGAAAACAAAACACAGTCACGTGATGAAACATCCGTCTGGCGTTTAAAACAGAAAACGGAAAGCGGTGAAGGAGTACGAGCACTTAAAATCCGAGACGCATTCAGAACAACGTTATTCCGAAACCTTTTATAAAACCACTATGTTTCCAGGTAGGCGCACAACCGGATCGACGCCAACCAATCAGGAGTCACCTGACTCTTGACGCACGACTTCAACGAGGGCATGAGTGCATTGCTGTATGCCACGATATCACTAGATTCGTCACTGAATCAGAAGCGACGCGTGTTCGAGTGTGAAAAACGTGTGACGTCGTCCTACAGTATACACAGTGATCCGAAAACGCCATCACTTGTTGTcatgaggggtgttcacacggcacatattcgcagcgatgctgcaccgatgtattttgttgcgatatatcttacaccggtgtaaattttgtagagcgttcacacgtcacaaacctgcttactagagagaagcgtgttagcaccggtgcagccccacttgcgttcacacggcagtttttgcgaccgtgctatacgatagtaataatgcggaaatgaaatatgcgcatgcgtgaaaatgtacttccttttcccggttgtcatggcatcaccaagcgccgggaaaacaacgtggatgaagacacgcagttctgttgttgttgatatttgccatttcggaagcgcaaaataccaggatgcaaattatgcaatgcccgtatgtaatcaactctcctcacgcgtagcgagtctacccctgtagcgttcagacggcctgttttatatcggtgctgccccgcaaactagcatttactccggagtaaatttcttaaaccacctcctgatcagggttagatttgcaccggtttaagcagctttcaggggcgacaccggtataactttgtaccgtgtgaacgctctaccggggcagccccggtgctacaccggagtaaaagttgccgtgtgaacacccctatggtAATGGAGTTAAAATTAACTGGAGTAAAATCCCAGACGATAACTCGGACGCTACCACGATGACGAAGAGTGTGTAGGAGACAGCGCACCTGTACAGGAACGCATTTACAGTACAGACTTCATTACCTGCTcaggtgtgtctgtgtgcgtgtgtgtatggctAGGGCACGATAAAAACATGGAACGGATCTGATTTGTCAGGATCGGGATCAGAAATGAATCTCAGGGCGAAATGACAGTCCTGGACGCCTGGGCTTTATATCCAACAGCCTGCAGGGACAGACGGAGGTGAAGGGACACAAAAATGGAGTGATATCTGAGGGAttttacagaaagaaagaaagagtttcaTTGAGATTGAAATGAAAGCAGAAAAGAGAACAGGGTGGAGGAGTGATGAGCAAAATGGCTGAAggcaggtagagagagagagagagagagagagagagagattcatatGAAAGTGAAAATGTGATTAATATATTctgactgatgatgatgatgatgatgatgagtgttgtgtgtgggtgTTTATAGTTATAAGCCCCTGAATCTGAGGTAACTGGAGACCCAGAAACACAAGCTCAGGATTAAAACAAGCCCCAGAGACGGTTTAACAGCACAAACCTTGGTATTTGGTGTCGATTTCCCTCAGGAGTGAGACATTTCTCTGAATGTCCAGAGGAAGGGACTCGACACACTCCAGGTAATCCTCCACATAGCTCACCAGCTGCGATTTCTCCGCGCTCGGGTAATGTCCTAACATCGTCCAAGCGCCGCATGAAGCACCCAGGAGAGGCTCGGTATAAAATAAACCGCCCGGAAGTTTGATTAAAGCTCTCTCCGAGCTGCTGCTTCTCTCTCGCTTCTTTCCTTTCCGGGCAAAATTCACTTCTCTGACTACCACAACTCCCCTCAAACAAAACTGCGGCTAGCGCGCATGCGCAAGATCCGCCCATCTTAAAAAATTGCCGCGTTTGGtgcggggaggggaggggaggggagggggagcCGCGCGCGTGTCATTCTGCGTCCTCAGGACCCGGTTGAGGCGGCTGTGACAAACGCCTGATTAAAATATTCAAACGAAGAACATTTCTTGAAAATAAATCTGCTAAAATCTTGAATCAAACACGGCAACTTTAAAACCTTTTGGCATTGTGTTCCAAATCAGGCTAAAGAATTTTATTCCATAGTTGTTGTTCTCAGAGGTCTTCAGCTTTTACTCTGTATTAAAGCAGAACTgaaggccatttttttttttatcatcatctctagctgctttatcctgttctacagggtcgcaggcgagctggatcctatcccagctgactacaggcgaaaggcggggtacaccctggacaagtcgccaggtcatcacagggctgacacttatggcccttttccactaccctttttcagctcgcttcagcccgacacggctcgcgtttcgactacgtcagagcagcacgactcagctcgcttcagccctgcttagcacccaaaactcgcacggttttggagtggggctgaagcgagccaaaccgagccgagtggggctaggggcgtgaggagacactcccctgtgcactgattggtgaggaggagtgtcctcacacgcccacacacgccccgcgagcacgctgggatctgtaaacaccgtaaacccggaagaagaagaattacttattacgagaatttctgaagccttatgcgcctcgcctcatctatacactcttgccagtatctgttggcgttgttggtgacaacaagccacaacaccaagaccagcaacactaacgactccatgtcctccatgtttattgtttactatccgggtcgtgagactaccgcttaaaaggtcactgatgtcactgtttgcgccacctaacgacgtcacgtgacgtccacccactttcgctaactccacccaatgtgtccacccacttccagccagcacggttcagcgcggttgtagtcgaaatgcaactccaacagccccactcagcacggcacggctcagcccgactcagccgcgttggtagtggaaaagcggcaatagacacagacaaccattcacactcacattcacacctacggtcaatttagagtcaccagttaacctaacctgcatgtctttggactgtgggggaaaccggagcacccggaggaaacccacacggacacggggagaacatgcaaactccgcacagaaaggccctcgccggccacggggctcgaacccggaccttcttgctgtgaggcaacagcgctaaccactacaccaccgtgccaccttatcaacattctatttctcattttattaaatatcagattgcatgtttgatcactattttgtcgttgctatagcaagttatgagtttgaaatatgctctgtaatatatcagtccatatgtcaaagcaattgagcagcacggtggtgtagtggttagcgctgtcgcctcacagcaagaaggttctgggtttgaacccagatggcgagggcctttctgtgcggagtttgcatattctccctgtgtctgctccAGTGATCCGgtgtcccccaaagacatgcagttaggttaacgtggagtggccttgggctgaggtgcccttgagcaaggtactgaacccctggctgctccctgggtgctctagtatggttgcccactgctctgggtgtgtgcgtgtgttcactgcttcagatgggtaaaatgcagaagatgaatttcactgtgcttgaagtgtgcatgtgacaaataaaggtttcttcttcaatagtcgtaaacaagattcgttgagacctgtgcgagacatcgtaggacggaagtaaaacgtacagcagaaatcaaagtgaccaacatctgctaacattgtcaaaagacgtgcgcgccctctttcgaatgctgatgtaatcaagccagaagttttgtttgttttgatagcagtcaggaaagtttgaaaaaagttggcagtaatcgtcatttaaacttgtttttgtgtaatatttcgtttggaaaacagttttcaaaatggcggcactgacacctggctgacacttcttcacgtttcgaaatctcgcacaagtctcgtgaagatcgcgcggataagcgacgcctgccgtggaccaaacaaactaaattcaacacggctaaaaaccgaataggccgataagtataatatttaactgcaattagttgtacagtaaatacgagtcatgatataaggttactcaaACTGAaagcgtaattgaataacatgttaattaagaaataaagcaagtttaaaaatgacttcagttctcattTAAACATTTACTTATTGTTATTGTATGCTCTAACTTTTATTCCCATGTTGATCATGTAACTCCttttggaccacaatggaaatgccCCTTAAtccccattgctcccaggtccgctctgacccggagtggtagcacctgcctgggttccagctatgggttaaatagtacatcactaataaggcactggcagcagggtgcttttcggtgcagtgtggcagatgaacccaacagggtcaatggcacaccaccagatggcatgtggaagagccactcaaatggccattggatggcatcacttggtaagtcagttgtcactgcggggcaacttccatacccgtcaggtctgtggcacttttgtgcaccacttggcatcaggtctggaggtccagagagacaacacgatgggggcatgacatcatttgtcttaccttactgtgcaaggtgcttcattaggagaggagctctggtgcgggcctcgcagcccatctgcgtttctgcgcatcctaatgaagcagtcatcatcgctagcgatggacagccaacaaTGATTGTTATTATATCATTTTTATACAATGTAATTTTAATAACGAATAAATCAATTCAATTACGGTAAACACTTATTTAACAAAATTGAAGGATTGAACTTTCTTCTTATCTCAGACTTTGACATTAATAAACTTCTTGTATCATTATCAGAGTTCCATAAACACATTTTGTAATATTGGAAAATGTTCTATGGATGTAACTTTTCACCCCACACGACCATTCTCTGGAATAATCTGTATATTTTGTACTGGAATAAATCTTTATTTTATTAAGATTGGTTTGAGCAGAATATATGGTCTATAGCTCACTTAATGGATGCaaatgataatttattattagatGATAAACAGTTCTGCACTAAACACAGTTTCAACCCTTCAAAATCAGACTTTGTTTAATTACATAAAGCGATACCCCAAGAATTTATGTTTCTAATGAAAAATATAATAGTCCATGAACCTAGACAGCCACAACTGGCCTCACTATCAATTCAGGGGATTTTAATCCTGGACAAGAAAtggaataattattttattaGAAACTGTCTAACTGAGAAACTATTCACTGGAAGACAGAACAAAAATGATATCCTACATAAGTTTGATAAAAATTCAATTGATAGATGAAGAACTGCATACCTAACATTCCCAATATTCCCCAAAACAAAGGAAACACACTTTAAAATTATGAATGACGTTTATCCTTCAAAAGAATTACTTAGACTACATTTTAACATTGATGATAATTTATACTCATTTTGTGAAAATGATACCGAAACTACAGACGGTATATTTCTCTCATGTGGTGTAATCCATACATTTTGGCTTAACATTCACAAATGGATAAAACAAAAAGTATCGTCATTTCCAGATTTGATTTCGAGAGACGATATAACATTTGGTATGATCTTactaaacaaaaacaatgaactctgtaatgtaatgtcattcTGTGTCTGGCTAAAAATATCATCCCCCAAATTTCTTGAATGAATTTAAATTATACTTAAGATCCTTAAAATTTGTAAAAGGAGTAAAAGCAGAGAGATTGTATgatattttaaaacattttcccacTGAATTAGATAACTGAGATAAAACTGtttcccttgtgtgtgtgtgtgtgtgtgtgtgtgtgtgtgtgtgtatatatatatatatatatatatatatatatatatatatatagggttttTAACTAGTTTTCTTGCTTGTTtacttgttttccttttttctttctatctATGTATTATAAGTTGTTTATATTAGATTTTTATCAGATTGTTCCCTTTGATAATTTCTTTCTCCCTCCctgtatttaatataatgataACATGATGATGTTGCTATGTTGGCTTTGTACAATTGTACTTTTTCAATAAAGTGTTATTGAAAAAAAGGGgtggagggaaagagagagagagagagagagagagagagagagaatattacacagttgcacagATGTATAAagcttatctttgagtggtgtgtgtatatcatgagtgagtgaagtgaatgagtgaaaatatttttcaacacgagaatataaacttcatatcttcaaaacACTGTGATTACAcaatggtgtgaagatatgaagtttatattctcatctcatctcattatctctagccgctttatccttctacagggtcgcaggcaagctggagcctatcccagctgactacgggcgaaaggcggggttcaccctggacaagtcgccaggtcatcacagggctgacacatagacacagacaaccattcacactcacattcacacctatgctcaatttagagtcaccagttaacctaacctgcatgtctttggactgtgggggaaaccggagcacccggaggaaacccacgcggacacggggagaacatgcaaactccgcacagaaaggccctcgccggccccggggctcgaacccaggaccttcttgctgtgaggcgacagcgctaaccactacaccaccgtgccgccccgtttatattctcatgttgaaaaatattttgaaatgaaaacgCTTCGTAGCACTcatcttcattttccaattccaggatgccaggaacagaattgaGGTCAAATAACACAATAGCGCCATCTAGTGACCAGCACCTAGAGCATGGTTTTATGTCTGGTTGCAAATGGTTCTTTATATTTATTTGGACACATATATTTATTTGGACAATTAcacaagttaatgaaaagaatttaaattttgaaccagttctccattttgacaacgcgcatccagtcagcgggaaaacactgggactgatgtcatcagagtgaaatgtcaggaaatatgtcactcagatctgcgatgaatttcatatgaaaaatgtgagtttttcaacacgagaagataaacttcatatcttcaaggcaaagtgtgattttctttttattatatcgacacattcacaaacaaagagtccccaaatttatcaaaacaattcactgattgatttcctcatgagtgacagatagagatttatgtcaccatTTTGGTTCTCTATGTGGTTCTCCAGATGGAGCTCTCTTTGGTTCtccagatggagctcggatgaaaaatacgagtggtggatttcccactaaaacactcgtgtgtgtgtgtgtgtgtgtgtgtgtgtgtgtgtgtgtgtgtgtgtgtgtgtgtgtgtgtgtgtatcacacacacgttttagtgggaaatccaccactcatatttttcatatacatttataaaatatatatgatgatgatgatcaaattaaaaaatatatatactcgtgtatatatacacacatacacacaggtcTTTCCCCGACATCAGCGCCgtgctgtcacttgcacaccaaaaaaaaaaaatcaataaattgaacaatgcagagtactttccacacctaaatctctcctattcccctctgaaaatgagtaataactatagaagtGGGAAGATATTGTaaatatataggtctagactatcctggtactcaacccagaagtgaagagCATCGTAAACTGAGTATCTGCAACTAATTTGTCTGTTGTtatccaggtgaggattggttcccttttgagtctggttcctctcgaggtttcttcctcgtgttgtctgggggagtttttccttgccaccgtcgccacgggtttgctcattggggataaattagggataaaattgactcatgtcttgggtcattcagattctgtaaagctgccttgggacaatgtctattgttaaaagcgctatacaaataaacttgacttgacttgacatgaaaATAAAGGGTGTCGCAGTGTGCACTGAATTGCCATTCACAACCAGACATAAAACCACACTCTAGGCACTGGTCGCTAAATGGTGCTGCTGTGTATTTGACCtcaattctgttcctggcatcctggaattggaaaatgaagagaaGTGCTacgaagtgttttcatttcaaatctaattttgccattTAAATTTCGTCCCTTGCATTTTTAacaaggtaaaaaacagcaaatttaa
This window contains:
- the ing2 gene encoding inhibitor of growth protein 2; amino-acid sequence: MLGHYPSAEKSQLVSYVEDYLECVESLPLDIQRNVSLLREIDTKYQEILKEVDEVFEKYKKEADGAQRKRLQMQLQRALISSQELGDEKIHVVTQMMEVVENRSRQMEAHSPCFLDPSEAERPAEKSRHETGSSGAAANAVAERSSSRRPRRHRNSESRDSSYSANGANGVLEDPSDEPAAQPPREKKSKSAKKKKRSKAKSEREVSPAVEFNIDPNEPTYCLCEQVSYGEMIGCDNEQCPIEWFHFSCVRLTYKPKGKWYCPKCRGDSEKTMDKSTERPKKDRRSR